A genomic stretch from Lysobacter ciconiae includes:
- a CDS encoding cold-shock protein, whose translation MQYGTVKWFNDAKGFGFISPEDGSADVFAHFSAINAKGFRSLQEGQRVSYELTQGPKGAQASDITPAE comes from the coding sequence ATGCAGTACGGCACTGTGAAATGGTTCAACGACGCCAAGGGATTTGGCTTCATTTCCCCTGAAGACGGAAGCGCGGACGTGTTCGCACACTTCTCCGCCATCAACGCGAAGGGCTTCCGCAGCCTTCAGGAAGGCCAGCGCGTCAGCTACGAGCTGACCCAGGGACCGAAGGGCGCGCAGGCGTCCGACATCACCCCGGCCGAATAG
- a CDS encoding S-methyl-5'-thioinosine phosphorylase gives MSESIELAVIGGTGVYALAELRGMEAHSRVTPYGQPSGPVRVGRLGGHRVAFLARHGEGHSVPPHLINYRANLSALKSLGAKRVLALNTVGGITAAFGPGVLGCPDQLIDYTWGRVSTLCEEPGSEVLHVDFGEPYTPQLRQSVLAAARQAGVALVDGGCYGATQGPRLETRAEISRMRRDGCDLVGMTGMPEAGLAREMGLEYACLAIVANWAAGAGPDVGEVITLQDVLDNVASASAGLPALLEAVMVQLAGENPG, from the coding sequence ATGAGCGAATCGATTGAACTGGCCGTCATCGGCGGCACCGGTGTCTACGCACTGGCCGAACTGCGTGGCATGGAAGCGCACTCGCGGGTAACGCCGTACGGCCAGCCGTCCGGACCAGTACGGGTGGGACGCCTGGGCGGCCATCGCGTGGCCTTTCTGGCGCGCCACGGCGAAGGGCATTCCGTTCCCCCGCACCTGATCAACTACCGCGCCAACCTGTCGGCGCTGAAATCGCTGGGGGCCAAGCGCGTGCTCGCCCTGAACACCGTGGGCGGCATCACTGCCGCTTTCGGCCCCGGCGTGCTCGGCTGTCCGGACCAGTTGATCGACTACACCTGGGGCCGGGTGTCGACCCTGTGCGAGGAGCCCGGCAGCGAGGTCCTGCATGTGGATTTCGGTGAGCCGTATACCCCGCAGTTGCGCCAGAGCGTGCTTGCGGCCGCGCGGCAGGCCGGCGTGGCTCTCGTTGACGGCGGTTGCTACGGCGCCACCCAAGGCCCACGGCTGGAAACCCGCGCCGAGATCAGCCGCATGCGGCGCGACGGCTGCGATCTGGTGGGCATGACCGGCATGCCCGAAGCCGGCCTGGCGCGCGAGATGGGCCTGGAGTACGCGTGCCTGGCCATCGTCGCGAACTGGGCGGCAGGCGCCGGTCCGGATGTCGGCGAGGTGATCACCCTGCAGGACGTGCTGGACAACGTCGCCAGCGCGTCGGCCGGATTGCCGGCCCTGCTGGAGGCGGTGATGGTGCAGCTGGCGGGCGAAAATCCGGGCTGA
- a CDS encoding hypoxanthine-guanine phosphoribosyltransferase has protein sequence MSASLREVLASADVLFDRAAVEQAIGAMADVIRDDYTDGVDTRPVYLTVMHGGMPFASQLAMELGVRGLDLEFDYLHATRYRGATSGGELVWKHRPATALRGRRVLLVDDIFDEGLTMAAIVEWCLAEGAVDVRIAALAVKHHDRAITHLQADYVGLQVPDRYVFGYGMDYQEQGRNLPAIYAMKD, from the coding sequence GTGAGCGCCAGCCTGCGCGAAGTGCTGGCCAGCGCGGATGTGCTGTTCGACCGCGCGGCGGTGGAGCAGGCGATCGGCGCGATGGCCGATGTCATTCGCGACGACTACACCGACGGCGTGGACACCCGCCCGGTGTATCTGACCGTCATGCACGGGGGGATGCCGTTTGCCTCCCAGCTGGCGATGGAGCTCGGCGTTCGTGGCCTGGACCTGGAGTTCGACTACCTGCACGCGACCCGCTACCGGGGCGCGACGTCGGGTGGCGAGCTGGTGTGGAAACATCGTCCGGCCACCGCGCTGCGTGGCCGCCGGGTGCTGCTGGTGGACGACATCTTCGACGAGGGCCTGACCATGGCCGCGATCGTGGAATGGTGCCTGGCCGAAGGCGCCGTTGACGTGCGTATCGCGGCTCTTGCGGTGAAACACCACGACCGTGCGATCACGCACCTGCAGGCCGATTACGTCGGTCTGCAGGTGCCGGACCGGTATGTGTTCGGCTACGGCATGGACTACCAGGAGCAGGGTCGCAACCTGCCGGCGATCTACGCGATGAAGGACTGA
- the nagZ gene encoding beta-N-acetylhexosaminidase: MLVIGVAGTELTAQERDWLQHEGCAGVILFTRNFASREQVDELARAIREAAPRPQLICVDQEGGRVQRFRQGYSALPSLDGLGRDYAADPDAALVRAREHAWLMASEIKASGIDLSFAPVVDLGRGNRAIGDRAFDADPEVVAALTVAYVEGMHQAGMAATLKHFPGHGSVLEDTHFDDAVDPRPLEDLRALDLVPFVAGIKARADAVMMAHVVYPQVAPEPAGYSRRWIEEILRKEMGFRGVVFSDDIGMAAAFSAGGIKQRVDLHLDAGCDVVLVCHPELVDESLKAVEGRTLNTMALTGLIGGGAMGWDNLLADQHYRDRRDRLGGVA; the protein is encoded by the coding sequence ATGCTCGTAATCGGCGTTGCCGGCACTGAACTTACCGCGCAGGAGCGCGACTGGCTGCAGCACGAGGGCTGCGCCGGCGTGATCCTGTTCACCCGCAACTTCGCCTCGCGCGAGCAGGTCGACGAGCTGGCCCGCGCGATCCGCGAGGCCGCGCCGCGGCCGCAGCTGATCTGCGTCGATCAGGAAGGCGGACGGGTCCAGCGTTTCCGCCAGGGCTACAGCGCGCTGCCCTCGCTGGACGGCCTGGGTCGCGACTACGCGGCCGATCCGGATGCCGCGCTGGTGCGCGCACGCGAGCACGCATGGCTGATGGCCAGCGAGATCAAGGCCAGCGGCATCGACCTGAGCTTCGCCCCCGTGGTCGATCTGGGACGCGGCAACCGCGCCATCGGCGACCGCGCGTTCGACGCCGACCCCGAAGTGGTCGCCGCGCTCACCGTCGCCTACGTGGAAGGCATGCACCAGGCCGGCATGGCCGCCACGCTGAAGCACTTCCCCGGCCACGGCTCGGTGCTGGAAGACACCCACTTCGACGACGCGGTGGATCCGCGCCCGCTGGAGGACTTGCGCGCGCTGGACCTGGTCCCGTTCGTGGCCGGCATCAAGGCCCGCGCGGACGCGGTGATGATGGCGCACGTGGTCTATCCGCAGGTGGCTCCCGAGCCGGCGGGCTACTCGCGGCGCTGGATCGAGGAGATCCTGCGCAAGGAAATGGGCTTCCGCGGCGTGGTGTTCTCCGACGACATCGGCATGGCGGCGGCGTTTTCGGCCGGCGGCATCAAGCAGCGCGTCGACCTGCACCTGGATGCCGGCTGCGACGTGGTGCTGGTGTGCCATCCCGAGCTGGTGGATGAGTCGCTCAAGGCCGTGGAAGGCCGCACGCTCAACACCATGGCGCTGACCGGCCTGATCGGCGGCGGCGCGATGGGCTGGGACAACCTGCTCGCCGACCAGCACTACCGCGACCGCCGCGACCGTCTTGGAGGCGTGGCGTGA
- a CDS encoding CYTH domain-containing protein, whose protein sequence is MAIEIERKFLVTGDGWRAAAHEVVPMAQGYLNDLAAMDTGAMKASVRVRIAGDAAHLNLKSRELGHTRQEFEYPIPVADARALLALSVGGLVDKRRHLVKVGGHLWEVDEFLGDNAGLVVAEIELADADESFQRPDWLGVEVTDESRYYNLALASHPFSQWSAQQRAGMAAP, encoded by the coding sequence ATGGCGATCGAGATCGAACGCAAATTCCTGGTCACCGGCGATGGCTGGCGCGCGGCTGCGCACGAGGTCGTGCCCATGGCGCAGGGCTATCTCAATGACCTGGCGGCGATGGACACCGGCGCGATGAAGGCCTCGGTGCGCGTGCGCATCGCCGGCGACGCCGCGCACCTGAATCTCAAATCGCGCGAGCTGGGGCACACCCGTCAGGAATTCGAGTACCCGATCCCGGTGGCCGATGCGCGCGCGCTGCTGGCACTCTCGGTTGGCGGCCTGGTCGACAAGCGCCGCCACCTGGTGAAGGTCGGCGGGCACCTGTGGGAAGTGGACGAGTTTCTTGGCGACAACGCCGGTCTCGTGGTCGCCGAGATCGAACTGGCCGACGCGGACGAGTCCTTCCAGCGGCCCGATTGGCTGGGGGTCGAGGTGACCGACGAGTCGCGCTACTACAACCTGGCCCTGGCCTCGCACCCGTTCTCGCAGTGGTCCGCGCAGCAACGCGCGGGGATGGCTGCGCCATGA
- the rlmD gene encoding 23S rRNA (uracil(1939)-C(5))-methyltransferase RlmD yields MLVARLDKTPFEVDIHALSPDGRGVARLAGDVTMLVAGALPGERVLATRTGRRRGVHEARTVEVLQAAADRVTPRCGHFGTCGGCALQHLDGSSQILAKQAVLLDHLRDAAGIVPPRLLEPLVDAAWGYRRKGRLSVRRVEKKGKTLVGFRETDPRFVAEIHHCHTVIPEVGTKVAALAELVDSLHARSDIPQIEFIAGDATAQFNGVALVIRHMAPLSTDDQASLVAFGQQHGFAIFLQPGGVDSVHPLWPPDPALSFRMPQWNLEFAFRPLDFIQVNAGLNERMIQLAMDLLDVQPGDRVLDLFCGLGNFTLPLARRVREVVGVEGDAGLVERARDNAQRNGIDNARFHAADLSLDLSGQPWMEQRFDKLLLDPPRSGAAFVLEHLPLDQFQRIVYVSCHPASLARDTALLAARGWKLQVAGVMDMFPQTAHVESIAMFEKA; encoded by the coding sequence GTGCTAGTGGCCCGTCTCGACAAAACCCCGTTTGAAGTGGACATCCACGCCCTGTCTCCCGACGGTCGCGGCGTGGCCCGCCTTGCCGGTGACGTGACGATGCTGGTGGCGGGCGCGCTGCCCGGCGAGCGCGTGCTTGCGACCCGCACCGGACGCCGGCGCGGCGTCCACGAGGCACGCACCGTTGAGGTATTGCAGGCGGCGGCGGACCGGGTGACGCCGCGGTGCGGGCACTTCGGCACGTGCGGTGGCTGCGCGCTGCAGCACCTCGACGGCAGCAGCCAGATCCTTGCCAAGCAGGCCGTCCTTCTGGATCACCTGCGCGATGCCGCGGGCATCGTGCCGCCCCGACTGCTCGAGCCGCTGGTGGATGCCGCCTGGGGCTATCGACGCAAAGGCCGCTTATCGGTGCGGCGGGTGGAGAAGAAGGGGAAAACGCTGGTTGGATTCCGCGAGACCGACCCGCGCTTCGTCGCCGAGATCCACCATTGCCACACCGTCATCCCCGAGGTGGGCACGAAGGTCGCGGCACTGGCCGAGCTGGTCGACAGCCTGCACGCACGCAGCGACATTCCACAGATCGAGTTCATCGCCGGCGATGCCACCGCGCAGTTCAATGGCGTGGCGCTGGTCATCCGCCACATGGCGCCGCTGTCGACCGATGACCAGGCATCGCTGGTCGCCTTCGGCCAGCAGCACGGCTTTGCGATCTTCCTCCAGCCCGGCGGTGTCGACAGCGTCCATCCCCTGTGGCCGCCTGATCCGGCGCTGTCGTTCCGGATGCCGCAATGGAACCTCGAGTTCGCGTTCCGTCCGCTTGATTTCATCCAGGTCAACGCGGGGCTCAACGAACGCATGATCCAGCTGGCGATGGACCTGCTGGACGTGCAGCCGGGCGATCGCGTGCTCGACCTGTTCTGCGGGCTGGGCAACTTCACCCTGCCGCTGGCGCGCCGCGTACGCGAGGTGGTGGGGGTGGAAGGTGATGCCGGCCTGGTGGAGCGCGCGCGGGACAACGCGCAACGCAATGGCATCGACAATGCCCGTTTCCACGCCGCCGACCTGTCGCTGGACCTGTCCGGCCAGCCGTGGATGGAGCAGCGCTTTGACAAGCTGCTGCTGGATCCGCCGCGCTCGGGTGCGGCGTTCGTGCTTGAGCACCTGCCGCTGGACCAGTTCCAGCGCATCGTCTACGTCAGCTGCCATCCGGCCTCGCTGGCGCGCGACACCGCGTTGCTGGCCGCGCGTGGCTGGAAGCTGCAGGTGGCGGGAGTGATGGACATGTTCCCGCAGACCGCCCACGTGGAGTCCATTGCGATGTTCGAGAAGGCCTGA
- a CDS encoding DUF1318 domain-containing protein gives MRRLMGIPVAAVLVTACVTINVYFPAAEAREAAREFVDKVIGDEASSTPPADESGDKKDGGPSAMIDGSTSSLRQLASRVDLYAVVGIGSARAQSPDISIKTPAIQAIQARMAARFNSSLRAGFDAGALGFASDGTIVVRDAAKLPLKDRASIQQAVAEDNRDRNAVYREVAVANGHPEWEGQIREVFAKQWAESARSGWWYQSGGSWKQK, from the coding sequence ATGCGCCGTTTGATGGGAATTCCGGTTGCCGCCGTGCTGGTCACGGCATGCGTAACCATCAACGTCTACTTTCCCGCTGCCGAAGCACGCGAAGCGGCGCGGGAGTTTGTCGACAAGGTCATCGGTGACGAGGCCAGCTCGACGCCGCCCGCGGACGAGTCGGGCGACAAAAAGGACGGCGGTCCGTCAGCGATGATCGATGGGAGCACCTCGTCCCTGCGCCAACTGGCCTCGCGGGTCGACCTGTACGCGGTGGTGGGGATCGGCAGCGCCCGCGCGCAGTCGCCGGACATCAGCATCAAGACCCCGGCCATCCAGGCGATCCAGGCCAGGATGGCGGCGCGTTTCAACAGCAGCCTGCGGGCCGGCTTTGATGCCGGTGCACTGGGCTTCGCCAGCGACGGCACCATTGTCGTCCGCGACGCGGCCAAGCTGCCGCTGAAGGATCGCGCCAGCATCCAGCAGGCGGTGGCCGAGGACAATCGCGACCGCAACGCCGTCTATCGCGAAGTGGCCGTGGCCAATGGGCACCCGGAGTGGGAAGGCCAGATCCGTGAGGTATTCGCCAAGCAGTGGGCGGAAAGCGCCCGCAGCGGCTGGTGGTACCAGAGCGGCGGCAGCTGGAAGCAGAAGTAA
- a CDS encoding response regulator has protein sequence MNDPRGLPRILLVEDEPTSAAFLAAAARATPAHVDIAPDLATALVLASRNTYELWMFDATLPDGSGSDLLQRLREDRPGVPAIAHTASDDAAQLAALAGAGFIEVLRKPLPTAEVQAAVRRALHLPAHAAVTDPRTAETTVPMWDDRAAAAALNGNDEHVAILRGLFLDELPQACERIAAAVRADNVETVGAELHRLRASCGFVGAARLAVLVKRLQGEPSSPELLERFVDAARGALSQPPGSAARVS, from the coding sequence ATGAACGATCCACGCGGACTGCCCCGAATCCTGCTGGTGGAGGATGAGCCGACGAGTGCGGCCTTCCTGGCTGCGGCCGCGCGCGCGACTCCGGCACACGTCGATATCGCCCCCGATCTGGCGACGGCGCTGGTGCTGGCAAGCCGGAACACCTACGAGTTGTGGATGTTCGACGCCACCCTGCCCGACGGCAGCGGCAGTGATCTCCTGCAACGGCTGCGGGAGGATCGTCCGGGCGTACCGGCGATTGCCCACACCGCCAGCGACGATGCCGCGCAACTCGCCGCACTGGCCGGTGCCGGCTTCATCGAGGTGCTGCGCAAGCCGCTGCCAACGGCGGAAGTGCAGGCCGCGGTGCGTCGCGCGCTGCACCTTCCGGCGCACGCCGCCGTCACTGATCCCCGCACCGCGGAGACAACGGTGCCGATGTGGGACGATCGCGCTGCCGCGGCCGCGCTGAACGGCAATGACGAGCACGTCGCCATCCTGCGCGGCCTGTTTCTGGACGAGCTGCCGCAGGCCTGCGAGCGCATTGCAGCGGCCGTCCGGGCCGACAATGTCGAGACGGTGGGCGCGGAACTGCACCGCCTGCGCGCCAGTTGCGGTTTCGTCGGCGCCGCCCGGCTCGCCGTGCTGGTGAAGCGCTTGCAAGGTGAGCCGTCCAGTCCGGAGTTGCTGGAGCGCTTCGTTGACGCCGCGCGCGGCGCCCTGTCACAACCGCCCGGGAGCGCCGCACGCGTCAGCTAG
- the recO gene encoding DNA repair protein RecO encodes MRLSDEPAFVLHARAWRETSLLVEVLSANHGRIGLVARGVRGAKRHPLRAALQPLQSIRLDAVQQGELAQLRSAEALDAAPRLIGDAMLAGFYINELTLRLTPRGEPQPDLFVAYAVTRERLRAEAPLAWTLRRFERDLLEGLGVGFDWSQDGEGDPIDPAARYRVDPEQGPQRVLSDRGHGDRSRAASGRGLLCLASDGVPDAEDLPGLRRVLRTVLAHHLGPRGLKSWEMLAGMPSRAPAPD; translated from the coding sequence ATGCGCCTGAGTGACGAGCCTGCCTTCGTGCTGCATGCGCGGGCCTGGCGCGAAACCAGCCTGCTGGTCGAGGTGCTCAGCGCGAACCACGGCCGTATCGGCCTCGTCGCCCGCGGTGTACGCGGGGCGAAGCGCCACCCGCTGCGTGCCGCGCTGCAGCCCTTGCAGTCGATCCGTCTCGATGCCGTGCAACAGGGCGAGCTGGCCCAATTGCGATCGGCGGAGGCGCTGGATGCGGCGCCACGCCTGATCGGCGACGCGATGCTGGCCGGCTTCTACATCAACGAGCTGACCCTGCGGCTGACGCCGCGTGGCGAACCCCAGCCGGACCTGTTCGTTGCCTACGCGGTGACCCGCGAACGCCTGCGTGCCGAGGCGCCGCTGGCCTGGACCCTGCGCCGCTTCGAGCGCGACCTGCTGGAAGGCCTGGGTGTGGGGTTTGACTGGAGCCAGGACGGCGAGGGCGATCCGATCGATCCGGCCGCGCGCTATCGGGTCGATCCGGAACAGGGACCGCAGCGGGTGCTGAGCGACCGGGGCCATGGTGATCGCAGCCGGGCGGCGTCCGGGCGGGGTCTGCTGTGCCTGGCGAGCGACGGCGTGCCCGATGCGGAGGACCTGCCCGGGCTCCGCCGGGTCCTGCGCACCGTGCTCGCCCACCATCTGGGGCCGCGCGGACTCAAGTCATGGGAAATGCTTGCGGGCATGCCCAGCCGCGCACCGGCGCCCGACTAG